From a region of the Vagococcus coleopterorum genome:
- a CDS encoding NAD(P)/FAD-dependent oxidoreductase, protein MAEMYDVVIIGGGPAGLTSALYNSRARLKTLVLEKTKLGGQIALTHEIANFPGAIEGSGEEPSGAELIARMADQARKFGAEIMVGKEVVSLDLEGKVKVIKCQDGSEFQCYAVICANGAEPRAIGCPGEEDLKGKGVSYCATCDGAFFEDLEVYVVGGGNSAVEEALFLTTFARKVTIIQNLSELTASAIAVEQAENNPKIDYIFNSVVTEIKGDGLVESMVIKNVETEETQLIEADEEDGTFGIFVFIGYVPKTDLYQGKLTLNDWGYLETTDSLETSMSGVFAAGDIRPKLLRQVVTATGDGATAAFAVQRYVEKMKS, encoded by the coding sequence ATGGCAGAAATGTATGATGTTGTCATAATTGGTGGTGGGCCAGCCGGCTTAACATCTGCTTTATATAATTCACGAGCAAGATTAAAAACTTTGGTTTTAGAGAAAACGAAACTTGGGGGACAAATAGCTTTAACTCATGAAATTGCTAATTTCCCTGGGGCTATAGAAGGCAGTGGCGAAGAACCTTCAGGGGCGGAATTGATTGCGAGAATGGCAGATCAAGCCCGGAAATTCGGTGCTGAGATAATGGTGGGAAAAGAAGTTGTTTCATTGGATTTAGAAGGAAAAGTTAAGGTAATAAAATGCCAAGATGGTAGCGAGTTCCAATGCTACGCAGTCATTTGTGCAAATGGGGCTGAGCCACGAGCAATTGGTTGTCCTGGTGAAGAAGACTTGAAAGGTAAAGGAGTGTCATACTGCGCAACGTGTGATGGGGCATTTTTTGAGGACCTTGAGGTATATGTTGTAGGCGGAGGAAACTCAGCTGTTGAAGAAGCCTTATTTTTAACAACATTTGCTCGAAAAGTAACAATCATTCAAAATTTATCAGAATTAACAGCATCAGCGATTGCTGTGGAACAGGCTGAAAATAATCCTAAGATTGACTATATTTTTAATAGTGTTGTGACGGAGATAAAAGGTGATGGATTAGTTGAGAGCATGGTCATCAAAAATGTGGAAACAGAAGAAACGCAATTAATTGAAGCAGATGAAGAAGATGGTACGTTTGGCATTTTTGTCTTCATCGGTTATGTTCCAAAAACTGATTTATATCAAGGAAAACTAACGTTAAATGATTGGGGTTATCTTGAAACTACTGACTCACTAGAAACAAGTATGTCGGGTGTGTTTGCAGCGGGAGATATTCGTCCTAAATTGTTAAGACAAGTTGTGACTGCTACTGGTGATGGTGCCACAGCCGCATTTGCAGTCCAAAGATATGTAGAAAAAATGAAATCGTAA
- the grdB gene encoding glycine reductase complex selenoprotein B, with protein MTKYKVVHYINQFYAGIGGEEFANTKPFKKDEIIGPGLAFSSALGEDVEIVGTVVCGDSYFGENIEEALAEVLAMIKSYSPDLVIAGPAFNAGRYGVACGAVAKEVMEVLNIPVVTGMYEENPGVDLYKKDAYIVPVGKSAATMRKSVPAMTKVILKLLKGEIVDPLEDGYIVRHRKNFEETKRGSERAVEMLVKKMKGEEYVTEFPMPEFDNVEPAAAIKDMANAKIALVTSGGIVPKGNPDHIESSSASKYGEYDIEGVTDLTEETYETAHGGYDPMYANQDADRVLPVDIMREKENAGEIGELYRYFYTTTGNGTSVANAKKFASEFAQKLVADGIQAVILTSTUGTCTRCGATMVKEIEKTGIAVVHICTVVPISLTVGANRIVPAIAIPHPLGNPSLSKEDEKKLRRGIIDKALEALTTEISEQTVFE; from the coding sequence ATGACAAAGTATAAGGTAGTGCATTATATAAACCAATTTTATGCTGGGATTGGTGGTGAAGAATTCGCTAATACGAAACCATTTAAAAAAGATGAGATCATTGGCCCTGGTTTAGCTTTTTCGTCGGCTTTAGGTGAAGACGTCGAAATTGTTGGGACAGTCGTTTGTGGTGACAGTTATTTCGGGGAAAACATTGAAGAAGCTTTGGCAGAAGTTTTAGCAATGATTAAATCATATTCTCCTGATTTAGTTATTGCAGGACCAGCGTTTAATGCAGGACGCTACGGTGTGGCTTGTGGTGCTGTTGCAAAAGAAGTTATGGAAGTTCTGAATATTCCCGTTGTAACAGGTATGTATGAAGAAAATCCGGGAGTAGATTTATATAAAAAAGATGCCTATATCGTACCAGTAGGAAAATCGGCAGCAACCATGAGAAAATCTGTCCCTGCTATGACGAAAGTTATTTTAAAACTATTAAAAGGTGAAATAGTTGATCCGTTAGAAGATGGATACATCGTTCGTCATCGGAAAAACTTCGAAGAAACTAAACGAGGATCTGAACGGGCAGTTGAGATGTTAGTTAAGAAAATGAAAGGCGAGGAATATGTAACAGAATTCCCAATGCCAGAATTTGATAATGTTGAACCAGCAGCAGCAATTAAAGACATGGCAAATGCCAAAATTGCTTTAGTGACTTCTGGTGGGATTGTACCTAAAGGGAATCCTGATCATATCGAATCATCAAGCGCCTCTAAATATGGTGAATACGATATTGAGGGTGTGACGGATCTAACAGAAGAAACCTATGAAACCGCACATGGTGGTTATGACCCAATGTATGCGAATCAAGATGCTGACCGCGTCTTACCTGTTGATATCATGAGGGAAAAAGAAAATGCTGGCGAAATTGGAGAACTATATCGTTATTTCTATACAACAACTGGTAATGGGACATCTGTAGCAAATGCGAAAAAATTTGCATCAGAATTTGCTCAAAAATTAGTTGCAGATGGTATTCAAGCAGTTATTTTAACCTCTACATGAGGAACTTGTACTCGTTGCGGAGCAACGATGGTAAAAGAAATTGAAAAAACTGGAATTGCAGTAGTGCATATTTGTACAGTTGTACCGATTTCACTAACAGTTGGTGCGAACAGGATTGTTCCAGCCATAGCTATTCCACATCCATTAGGCAATCCAAGCTTAAGTAAAGAAGATGAGAAAAAATTACGTCGTGGCATTATCGATAAAGCGCTAGAAGCTTTGACAACTGAAATTTCTGAGCAAACAGTATTTGAATAA
- the selA gene encoding L-seryl-tRNA(Sec) selenium transferase: protein MNKELLKKIPKVDDLLRRSELEIYIVKFGREMVKETIQDGITKLRQEVLLNKITIDITENGVIDYACSTLDRKEKSGLKRVINATGVVLHTNLGRARISESAQEKLLEVAFGYSNLEYDLTTGKRGSRYQVIEKDLISLSHSEAGFVVNNNAAAVLLALSTIAKGKEIIISRGELVEIGGSFRIPEIIELSGGIIKEVGTTNKTKIEDYAKAINENTGAILKVHTSNYKVVGFTESVAIDQLASLAREHDLPLVNDLGSGLFYSLEDLGLPPEPTVSQAIESGCDIVTFSGDKLLGGPQSGLIVGKKVLIEKMKKNQLTRTLRIDKLSLAVLEQTLKAYLQPDHGHETIPIIRALKQGVTELEIRGNKLSDQLKGNNALSVNLLEDCSQVGGGSFPEVTLPTICVTVSSMNISCHDFSEQLRQCDIPVVCRIKDNQLVFDMRTVQDDELVDLGLAIKKVLKIIK, encoded by the coding sequence GTGAATAAAGAGTTATTAAAAAAAATTCCTAAAGTTGACGATTTATTAAGGCGATCTGAACTTGAAATTTACATAGTGAAATTTGGGCGTGAAATGGTTAAAGAAACTATTCAAGATGGCATCACAAAATTACGCCAAGAAGTCTTACTAAATAAAATAACCATCGATATCACTGAAAACGGAGTGATAGATTACGCCTGTAGTACTTTGGATAGAAAAGAAAAGAGCGGCTTAAAACGTGTAATAAATGCTACTGGAGTAGTGTTACATACTAATCTTGGACGAGCGAGAATATCAGAATCAGCACAAGAAAAGTTGTTAGAAGTTGCTTTTGGTTATTCTAATTTAGAATACGATTTAACAACTGGTAAAAGAGGCTCACGGTATCAAGTGATAGAAAAAGATTTAATTAGTTTAAGTCATTCCGAGGCGGGTTTTGTTGTTAATAATAATGCTGCAGCGGTGTTATTAGCATTGTCAACTATTGCGAAAGGGAAGGAAATTATTATTTCGCGAGGCGAACTAGTAGAAATCGGAGGATCATTTAGAATCCCAGAAATTATTGAATTAAGTGGAGGGATTATCAAAGAGGTTGGGACTACCAACAAAACCAAAATAGAGGATTACGCAAAGGCTATAAATGAAAATACTGGAGCGATTTTAAAAGTTCACACGAGTAATTATAAAGTAGTTGGTTTTACCGAAAGTGTAGCAATAGATCAACTTGCTTCACTAGCTAGAGAACATGATCTGCCGTTAGTCAATGACTTGGGGAGTGGCTTATTTTATAGCTTGGAAGACCTGGGGTTGCCACCAGAGCCGACTGTTAGCCAAGCAATTGAAAGTGGTTGTGATATTGTCACGTTCAGTGGTGATAAGTTGTTAGGTGGTCCACAGTCAGGGTTAATTGTTGGAAAAAAGGTTCTTATCGAGAAAATGAAAAAAAATCAATTAACCCGCACATTGAGAATTGATAAATTATCTTTGGCTGTACTTGAGCAAACATTGAAAGCTTATTTGCAACCAGACCATGGTCATGAAACAATTCCAATTATTAGAGCATTAAAGCAAGGCGTTACAGAATTAGAGATTAGAGGAAATAAATTGTCAGATCAATTAAAAGGGAACAACGCTTTATCTGTAAATCTGTTAGAAGATTGCTCACAAGTTGGTGGCGGTTCATTTCCAGAAGTGACACTGCCAACCATTTGTGTCACAGTATCAAGCATGAATATTTCTTGTCATGATTTTAGTGAACAGCTAAGGCAATGCGATATTCCTGTGGTGTGCCGGATTAAAGATAACCAACTAGTTTTTGATATGAGAACAGTTCAAGACGATGAGTTAGTTGACTTGGGATTAGCAATAAAAAAAGTTCTCAAAATTATTAAATAG
- a CDS encoding DUF3343 domain-containing protein, with the protein MEGLVVVESTHKGMTLEETINKKGIKARLIPTPESISSSCGLSLKFNWTDYSQVIESCHGIGISQPLIYYKQKDQHFNWKIEECE; encoded by the coding sequence ATGGAAGGGTTAGTTGTTGTTGAATCAACGCATAAAGGGATGACACTGGAAGAGACTATCAATAAAAAAGGGATTAAGGCTCGATTGATTCCGACTCCGGAATCAATATCTTCTAGCTGTGGACTATCTTTAAAATTTAATTGGACTGATTATTCTCAAGTGATTGAAAGTTGTCATGGCATCGGTATCAGTCAGCCCTTGATTTATTACAAGCAAAAAGATCAGCATTTTAATTGGAAAATTGAGGAATGTGAGTAG
- a CDS encoding GrdX family protein, with protein sequence MVILTNNPKIANLKTSEKIDYQEVDYQTILVIAKRYVVEGKQTLLIHPLSGSIKPNETIYKTIILTDSEKEEIDLESLILIESAEAVVEKFLNNQPVPNWNEKILTDFAWVDYYIMMSTFERIGLKVS encoded by the coding sequence ATGGTGATTTTAACAAATAATCCGAAAATTGCTAATTTAAAAACGTCAGAAAAAATAGACTATCAGGAAGTTGATTATCAAACGATTTTAGTCATAGCAAAGCGCTATGTTGTCGAAGGAAAACAAACACTTTTAATTCATCCACTTAGTGGCAGTATCAAACCAAATGAAACGATTTATAAGACAATCATATTAACTGATTCGGAAAAAGAAGAGATTGATTTGGAGAGCTTAATTTTAATTGAATCAGCTGAAGCAGTGGTTGAGAAATTTTTAAACAACCAACCTGTTCCGAATTGGAATGAAAAGATATTAACTGATTTTGCTTGGGTGGATTACTACATTATGATGAGCACGTTTGAAAGAATAGGCTTAAAAGTCAGTTGA
- the selB gene encoding selenocysteine-specific translation elongation factor: MTRVVIGTAGHIDHGKTTLVKALTGIETDVTKEELKRGMSINLGFAYLNLANGRQVGIVDVPGHEKFIKNMLAGVAGINLVMLVIDVNEGVMPQTQEHIDILSLLGVKDFIVVLTKCDSVEPDYADLVLEDLKEQFKGTALEKSVIVKTDAVSGFGLSELKEEIKNKVEDLTDSEKNTLDPRLNIDRVFSVNGFGTVVTGTLLEGSLSVGDDVVIYPQGIKTKIRNIQVHEKNQQQAFPGQRTAINLTKVTSDKLSRGNTLTVLNNVESSWMLDIKVTCLDFLENKLSLWDRVHFHVGTQEVLARVVPLGAEEIGPGEEGFLQLRLEEQVVVKKGDHFIIRSYSPVRTIAGGTILETLPSKHRRYKEGLLQSLMIKEKGDISDLIIIYLQQQPELIQTIKSIADHINSSPSEVSLGIEDLIRKNRLIKIGRGVMLFERLHEIEEKIISNLTNFHHSNPYKLGMDKASFHSVFPGLKLKELELIYHDLETRELISQTDKILALKTHRVAIPDGLKVAMKEVEQLLLVDQFQPYTLEELTAKNLEALNVIGLLGNDVIVYLTHDIILHKKNYRRAMNNVTAFLQANEQISLAECRDLLKSSRKYSLLFLEHLDDLKITYRDGDYRRLVAPQHKEVGEI, encoded by the coding sequence GTGACGCGTGTGGTAATTGGAACTGCTGGACATATCGACCATGGGAAAACCACTTTGGTTAAAGCTCTAACAGGAATTGAAACAGATGTTACGAAAGAGGAACTCAAGAGAGGGATGTCTATTAACCTTGGATTTGCATATTTAAATTTAGCTAACGGTCGACAAGTTGGGATTGTAGATGTGCCAGGTCATGAGAAATTTATAAAAAATATGTTGGCTGGGGTTGCAGGTATAAATTTGGTTATGTTGGTGATTGATGTTAATGAAGGGGTTATGCCTCAAACGCAGGAACATATCGATATTCTTTCACTGTTAGGAGTTAAAGATTTTATTGTGGTTCTTACCAAGTGTGATAGTGTTGAGCCTGACTATGCAGACTTGGTTTTGGAAGATTTAAAAGAACAATTTAAAGGAACAGCTTTAGAAAAAAGTGTCATCGTGAAAACGGATGCTGTATCAGGCTTTGGTCTTTCTGAATTAAAAGAAGAAATCAAAAACAAAGTAGAAGATCTCACAGATTCAGAAAAAAACACGTTAGATCCACGTCTAAATATTGATCGGGTATTTTCTGTTAATGGTTTTGGGACGGTTGTAACAGGAACGCTTTTGGAAGGCAGCTTGTCTGTTGGGGATGATGTGGTAATTTATCCACAAGGTATTAAAACTAAAATTCGAAATATACAAGTGCACGAAAAAAATCAACAGCAAGCTTTCCCAGGACAAAGAACAGCTATCAACTTAACTAAAGTGACTAGCGATAAACTTTCTCGAGGCAATACATTAACCGTTTTAAATAATGTTGAATCCAGTTGGATGCTGGATATTAAGGTTACCTGTTTAGATTTTTTAGAAAACAAACTGTCTCTTTGGGATCGTGTTCACTTCCATGTAGGAACACAAGAGGTGCTAGCTAGAGTCGTTCCTTTAGGTGCTGAAGAGATTGGGCCGGGTGAAGAAGGCTTTTTACAGCTTAGATTAGAAGAACAAGTGGTAGTGAAAAAAGGCGATCACTTTATTATCAGAAGTTATTCTCCTGTTCGGACGATTGCTGGTGGTACTATCTTAGAGACATTGCCAAGTAAGCATCGTCGTTATAAAGAAGGGCTATTGCAATCGTTAATGATTAAAGAAAAGGGCGATATTTCTGACTTAATAATTATTTATTTACAACAACAGCCTGAGTTGATTCAAACCATTAAATCAATCGCCGATCATATTAATAGTAGTCCATCGGAGGTTTCTTTAGGAATAGAAGATTTAATTCGAAAGAATCGCCTAATAAAAATCGGCAGAGGGGTCATGCTTTTTGAACGTCTCCATGAAATAGAAGAAAAAATTATCTCGAATTTAACAAACTTTCATCATTCTAATCCATATAAACTAGGAATGGATAAAGCTTCTTTTCATAGTGTTTTTCCTGGGCTGAAACTAAAAGAATTAGAGTTGATTTATCATGACCTAGAAACGCGGGAGTTAATCTCGCAAACAGATAAAATATTAGCACTAAAAACACATCGAGTTGCTATTCCAGATGGATTAAAAGTTGCAATGAAAGAAGTCGAACAGTTATTGTTAGTCGATCAATTTCAACCATATACATTAGAAGAATTAACGGCTAAGAATCTAGAGGCATTAAATGTAATTGGATTACTTGGAAACGATGTAATTGTTTATCTTACTCATGATATTATTTTACATAAAAAAAATTATCGCCGAGCAATGAATAATGTAACAGCATTCCTTCAAGCGAATGAACAAATTAGTTTAGCGGAATGTCGTGATTTATTAAAGTCATCTCGAAAATATTCTTTACTTTTCCTGGAACATTTGGACGATTTGAAGATCACGTATCGTGATGGTGATTATCGCCGATTGGTAGCTCCCCAACATAAAGAAGTAGGTGAGATTTGA
- a CDS encoding aminotransferase class V-fold PLP-dependent enzyme: MECYFDYSATSLKKPITVIEKMTDVLQNNTFGNPARGGHDYSLNSYREVFRTRQAVADFFGITESQRVIFTMNATMGLNQVIKGLFSAGDHIITTNSEHNSVLRPLYQLEESGARLSFITCDPHNGTLQIEEAERLITPNTKAFVVTDASNVTGNITDLEPLATLCQAKNILLILDASQSAGNRVIDMKKEGIDILCFTGHKSLYGPQGIGGICFSEEIFINPLLVGGSGSHSSDHQHPTDYPTCLEAGTMNLPGIVGLHAGINYLSENGVEKLANKASKYAVNFYNRLKDEPLLQFYGDYSTTKRMPIVTFNIGDISSSLVADYLSQTYHIAVRSGLHCAPLIHKSFGTESQGMLRFSFSHFTTVEEIDYGVKAVKDIIDLVNRGEWSE, encoded by the coding sequence ATGGAATGTTATTTTGATTACAGTGCTACATCGTTAAAGAAACCAATAACTGTGATAGAAAAAATGACGGACGTGCTGCAAAATAATACTTTTGGTAACCCAGCGCGGGGAGGTCATGACTACTCTTTGAATAGTTATCGTGAAGTTTTTAGAACACGGCAAGCTGTAGCAGATTTTTTTGGGATTACCGAAAGTCAACGCGTGATTTTCACAATGAATGCAACAATGGGGCTGAATCAGGTTATCAAAGGGTTATTTTCTGCCGGAGATCATATCATCACAACTAATTCAGAACACAATTCAGTGTTGAGACCTCTTTATCAATTAGAAGAGTCAGGCGCACGCTTGAGTTTTATTACCTGTGATCCTCATAATGGAACGTTACAAATAGAGGAAGCGGAAAGGTTAATCACGCCTAACACGAAAGCATTCGTTGTCACCGATGCGTCTAACGTGACCGGCAACATAACCGATTTAGAACCACTAGCAACTCTCTGTCAGGCAAAAAATATCCTATTAATTCTAGATGCTTCTCAGTCTGCCGGTAATCGTGTCATCGATATGAAAAAAGAAGGAATTGATATTCTTTGTTTTACAGGTCATAAATCGCTATATGGGCCACAAGGGATTGGCGGTATATGTTTCAGTGAAGAAATCTTCATTAACCCCTTACTTGTTGGTGGCAGTGGAAGTCATTCGAGCGATCATCAACATCCGACTGATTACCCGACGTGTTTAGAAGCTGGGACAATGAATTTACCAGGTATTGTAGGCTTGCATGCGGGAATTAACTACCTTAGTGAGAACGGAGTAGAAAAGTTAGCTAATAAAGCCTCAAAATATGCAGTTAATTTTTACAATCGCTTAAAAGATGAGCCGTTACTACAATTTTATGGTGATTACAGCACAACCAAAAGGATGCCAATAGTAACGTTTAATATTGGGGATATTTCATCATCGTTAGTGGCGGATTATTTATCTCAAACATATCACATTGCTGTTCGTTCGGGATTACACTGCGCCCCACTGATTCATAAATCGTTTGGGACAGAATCGCAAGGAATGTTACGTTTTTCTTTTTCCCACTTTACAACTGTTGAGGAAATTGACTACGGGGTCAAAGCAGTTAAGGACATTATTGATTTAGTGAATAGAGGTGAATGGAGTGAATAA
- a CDS encoding glycine/sarcosine/betaine reductase component B subunit, whose amino-acid sequence MKLELGKIMIEKVILGTESKVLEHTLYVNEEKVKELVLADERLTDCKIEIANPGDSIRITPVKDVVEPRCKVHGHGEMFPGVINKVSMVGSGRTHVLKGCGVMTVGKIVGFQEGIVDMVGPGADKTPFSNLINICLVLEPAKDLEPHSYEEAARLAGLKIGEYLGKLGAEVEPDEITEYETLPLFEQAAQHPDLPKVGYVYMLQTQGLLHDTYVYGADAKHIIPTILYPTEVMDGAVLSGNCVSACDKNTTYHHLNNPVIEDLYKRHGKDLNFMGVIITNETVYLADKERSSDMTSKLAEFMGLDGVIITQEGFGNPDTDLIMNCKKIEQKGINTVIVTDEYAGRDGASQSLADADKLATAVVTGGNANETIVLPPMEHLIGQYDYVDSIAGGFDGSLREDGSIEVEIQAITGATNELGFNKMSAKGN is encoded by the coding sequence ATGAAATTGGAACTAGGTAAAATTATGATTGAAAAAGTTATCTTAGGGACAGAGTCAAAAGTTTTGGAACATACTTTGTATGTAAATGAAGAAAAAGTTAAAGAGTTAGTTCTTGCTGATGAACGTTTGACAGACTGTAAAATTGAAATTGCAAACCCTGGCGATAGTATTAGAATCACACCGGTAAAAGATGTTGTTGAACCTAGGTGTAAGGTTCATGGTCATGGTGAAATGTTTCCTGGAGTCATAAATAAAGTCTCAATGGTTGGTTCTGGTAGAACGCATGTCTTAAAAGGGTGTGGCGTGATGACCGTTGGTAAAATCGTTGGTTTCCAAGAGGGAATCGTTGATATGGTAGGACCAGGGGCTGATAAAACACCATTCTCAAATTTGATTAATATATGCTTGGTTCTTGAACCGGCAAAAGATTTAGAACCACATAGCTATGAAGAGGCGGCTCGCCTTGCCGGGTTAAAAATCGGAGAATATCTTGGTAAGCTGGGTGCAGAGGTTGAGCCAGATGAAATCACTGAATATGAAACATTACCTTTGTTTGAACAAGCAGCACAACACCCAGATTTACCGAAAGTCGGCTATGTCTATATGCTACAAACTCAAGGTTTGTTACACGATACGTATGTTTATGGTGCGGATGCCAAACATATTATTCCAACAATTCTTTATCCTACTGAGGTAATGGATGGAGCGGTTCTAAGCGGAAATTGTGTTTCGGCATGTGATAAAAATACAACGTATCATCATTTAAATAATCCAGTCATTGAAGATTTATATAAACGGCATGGCAAAGATTTAAACTTTATGGGTGTCATTATTACGAATGAAACAGTTTATTTGGCAGATAAAGAAAGATCGAGTGATATGACAAGTAAACTTGCTGAATTTATGGGGTTAGACGGAGTTATCATTACGCAAGAAGGTTTTGGTAATCCTGATACAGATTTAATTATGAACTGTAAAAAAATTGAACAAAAAGGAATAAATACTGTGATTGTAACGGATGAATATGCAGGACGTGATGGAGCAAGTCAATCCTTAGCTGATGCAGATAAACTTGCAACAGCGGTTGTCACTGGTGGGAATGCAAACGAAACAATTGTTTTACCACCAATGGAACATTTGATTGGACAATACGACTATGTGGATTCAATCGCGGGTGGTTTTGATGGGAGCTTGCGGGAAGATGGCAGTATTGAAGTGGAAATTCAAGCGATTACCGGCGCGACCAACGAATTAGGTTTTAATAAAATGTCTGCCAAAGGTAATTAA
- the grdA gene encoding glycine/sarcosine/betaine reductase complex selenoprotein A: protein MSLENKKIMIIGDRDGIPGLAIEECLKGTSVDVVFSSTECFVUTAAGAMDLENQKRVKEAAEKFGAENIVVLIGAAEYEAAGLAAETVTNGDPTFAGPLTNVQLGLAVYHVLEPEFKEFVDSSVYEDQIGMMEMILEVDEIIEEVSGIRKEFTKY from the coding sequence ATGTCATTAGAAAATAAAAAAATTATGATCATTGGTGATCGTGATGGGATTCCAGGGCTAGCCATTGAAGAATGTTTGAAAGGAACATCTGTAGATGTGGTCTTTTCATCAACGGAATGCTTCGTCTGAACGGCCGCAGGTGCCATGGACTTGGAAAACCAAAAACGTGTTAAAGAAGCTGCGGAAAAATTCGGTGCAGAAAATATAGTCGTATTAATTGGTGCAGCAGAATATGAAGCAGCTGGTCTAGCTGCTGAAACTGTTACAAACGGCGATCCAACATTTGCTGGTCCACTAACAAATGTCCAGCTAGGTTTAGCTGTGTATCATGTGTTAGAGCCAGAATTTAAAGAATTTGTAGATAGTTCTGTTTACGAAGATCAAATCGGGATGATGGAAATGATTTTAGAGGTAGACGAAATCATTGAAGAAGTTTCTGGTATTCGTAAAGAGTTTACTAAATATTAA
- a CDS encoding thioredoxin family protein, with protein sequence MLELTLENFDAEVIENNKPVVIDWWGETCENCIALMPMVEEVSAEYSDCFHFTKFNTSQKGVRRFCIKHKIMGLPVISIFKNGEKVAELTKDDITKESLVEMLKANC encoded by the coding sequence ATGTTGGAATTAACACTTGAAAATTTTGATGCGGAAGTAATAGAAAATAACAAACCAGTAGTTATTGATTGGTGGGGAGAAACTTGTGAGAATTGTATCGCATTAATGCCAATGGTTGAAGAAGTATCAGCTGAATATAGTGATTGTTTCCATTTCACAAAATTTAATACTTCCCAAAAAGGTGTCCGTCGTTTTTGCATTAAACATAAAATTATGGGACTACCAGTTATTTCGATATTTAAAAATGGTGAGAAGGTAGCTGAATTAACCAAAGATGATATCACTAAAGAGTCATTAGTAGAGATGTTAAAAGCAAACTGTTAA
- the grdA gene encoding glycine/sarcosine/betaine reductase complex selenoprotein A, protein MSLENKKIMIIGDRDGIPGLAIEECLKGTSVDVVFSSTECFVUTAAGAMDLENQKRVKEAAEKFGAENVVVLIGAAEYEAAGLAAETVTNGDPTFAGPLTNVQLGLAVYHVLEPEFKEFVDSTVYEDQIGMMEMILEVDEIIEEVSGIRKEFAKY, encoded by the coding sequence ATGTCATTAGAAAATAAAAAAATCATGATCATTGGTGATCGTGATGGGATTCCAGGGTTAGCCATTGAAGAATGTTTGAAAGGAACATCTGTAGATGTGGTCTTTTCATCAACGGAATGCTTCGTCTGAACGGCCGCAGGTGCCATGGACTTGGAAAACCAAAAACGTGTTAAAGAAGCAGCAGAAAAATTCGGCGCAGAAAATGTGGTCGTATTAATTGGTGCAGCAGAATATGAAGCAGCTGGGCTAGCTGCTGAAACTGTTACAAACGGCGATCCAACATTTGCTGGTCCACTAACAAATGTCCAGCTAGGTTTAGCTGTGTATCATGTGTTAGAGCCAGAATTTAAAGAATTTGTAGATAGTACTGTTTACGAAGATCAAATCGGGATGATGGAAATGATTTTAGAGGTAGACGAAATCATTGAAGAAGTTTCTGGTATTCGTAAAGAGTTTGCTAAGTATTAA